Proteins from one Astatotilapia calliptera chromosome 8, fAstCal1.2, whole genome shotgun sequence genomic window:
- the LOC113028470 gene encoding myosin phosphatase Rho-interacting protein isoform X3, which produces MSLKDNPCRKFQANIFNKSKCQNCFKPRESHLLNDEDLNQAKPIYAGWLLLAPEGTNFDNPLHRSRKWQRRFFILYEHGLLRYALDEMPSTLPQGTINMNQCSDVIDGESRTGQKNSLCILTPEKEYFIRAECKEIINGWQEALTVYPRTNKQNQKKKRKVDPPTHQEPGPAKVTVTSSSSRGSIPCLPSSIASAERVPMSRATLWQEEPRWSRATIPCSRSASCLSQLGHSQPDSSITTQDDGGTVSSGRKVRVESGYFSLEKTKSEPSPQSAHHSQPPQHLPLSSSASSSSLGAPSSRYNSESEPQTSPHQPSQDPLPSPGSLVSPSYSTISSSQSSLDSDPSGATSTWEGHNGGGGGRVGCSGREYAALADVPRARRLSYREAFRSEKKRQDLRARTRSPGREEVARLFGEERRRSQIIERFEDGQHVERMETNGSDPSANSVLIQRQGRSERRYLANKHEMSLDSAKDRSVPDVSSSTLANLRRAKSLDRRATESSMTPDLLNFKKGWMTKLYEDGVWKKHWFVLTDQTLRYYKDSIAEEASEMDGEIDLSTCYDVKEFPVQRNYGFQILCKEGACTLSAMTSGIRRNWIQAIMKNVRPTIAPDVTRKNIPLKLSVLKPRSLPDEKIKSQVMLDPDPSHNPEIPKSDGQRQPSGNNASAPASEPRKSRVRERRREGRSKTFDWTEFKMERKEKPVKERADTVDLSSSFSTTSSYCSASSSPSSLASSPVSSSSLQTSSASAAHPPSITEEAEKENVNGGTSSTARTPNTVTVTVISTLNATSPVQQPTPGIQEQGKMEVDHPAAISPASEDKDSRSSDVQDEIEQRWHQVETTPLREEKQVPITTALGNSERLPAHELAALLDKELGQKQKELDQLQKQNNLLKEQLENALVREQSAREGYVLQSATPPTSSPHRVPWQHLHRLNQDLQGELESQKRKQDLAQQQIRTLKRSYTEAQDAVERHESDIQALQSKLASAMAEILASEQAVARMRNELRLEQERSKEHEEEYSHSEATLRAQLKDSEDRLREVEANLLERNQALRQLERQQALQRDHVREIQRLQEKLQEVTARLTATEEGQALKDERLKQEQHSMQESHERERQNLCKRLAEAETAHKKVEDRLFEAEQQVEALLRGRRASGGTECKQEMLKLQEELAQKADMVESLKESVRRLEEEKGHLTCRCQELINQIAEADREVNKLRSRLETEEADYYTLEHSYERATQEFQKMSQFLREKEEEVRQTKEMYERLMERKEEDLKEALIKMTALGNSLEETELKLQAKEELLCQMTQSLLDKVEPCNAEKDLQAKLVVAEDRIAELEQHLNALQLGYANLHMERQQIPEQSEEERTSPSSLSNAELSLDNTSTTESSPDDKESQAKRPRIRFSSIQCQKYVNIEVLDTSQKMNQDVAEDIELTEGTATPDFTAPHANDPEKFISIIHALETKLLATEDKLRNLTQNLDRQRSTQAEDLSDIDLKIGEKDSCPEKETSDASGIQSSAGIKHCTNALVCVENGREKVRAILSGSHETDTQLHSLCEIEKDLFNASLYLQRGQKMLEEQSPAFHPNQTPETVDKEAMHLFAKTLSFEAMVLNKMALLIQTSKSDLLQALTEIWEDIEHIKRSDKDCLAVVYADVLTRKLILESGFWKELEKAETDVAKSKEGGVLDDVDVDAKVAFNNFIKAELAYSIQNLKLCYEEKFKILKRELAVAHKNLYEREMALKAIIEASKRPDLKTVIKEVKNNFGFNKQKLADIHPPELAPYMEQIEIEEARDLAEEIVDRHLAGEMPSCGIDSVESLQNAHESLANELQRQAAILHKYAQELESGESNPGLSKMIRSLLGHQTSHIFTSTSLCMREALTQAQVAYVACRLRAMHEQDLGYCKQTSQTMDDLVQQHARSVTAIQEKYEESLQEERRNFKQMVESLQKENQTLKSEISKRVNQLSQQQVVFLEKEFQKETEDLKQKHQRELSRAEQGCASTELALMEAAADSQQKLEVLLADMDTMEERHESHVRKLEEQFEMRVCELQHIHKDNIEKLRSEYVENIQSLKDHRSYDQNPEVSQPPPYEEAATPMEEEEQGKGDDVQHISEVDSMVVLKDRIQELETQMNNMRDELENKHLEGDVASLREKYQRDFESLKATCERGFAAMEETHQKVIEDLQRQHQREISKLMEERERLLAEETAATIAAIEAMKNAHKEELEKTQRSQISGLNSDIDELRLQYEEELQSIQRELEVLSEQYSQKCLENAHLAQALEAERQALRQCQRENQELNAHNQELNNRLTVEISRMRSCFSGETAHSSLSQGKDVYELEVLLRIKESEIQYLKQEIHSLKDELQSALRDKKYATDKYKDIYTELSIVKAKADCDISKLKEKLLIATEALGERTVDGTVTSGYDIMKSKSNPDFMKKEQSASSRHSRGLRSKSLKEGLTVQERMKLFEAKDSRKI; this is translated from the exons GAGCCCGGCCCAGCTAAGGTAACAgtgaccagcagcagcagcaggggcaGCATCCCATGCCTGCCCAGCAGTATTGCCAGCGCCGAGCGGGTGCCAATGAGCCGCGCCACTCTGTGGCAGGAAGAGCCCCGCTGGAGCAGGGCCACCATCCCCTGCAGCCGCAGTGCCTCCTGTCTCAGCCAGCTGGGCCACAGTCAGCCAGACTCCAGTATCACTACTCAAGATG aTGGTGGCACTGTGAGCAGTGGACGTAAGGTACGAGTTGAGAGTGGGTACTTCTCCCTGGAGAAGACCAAGTCGGAGCCTTCTCCACAGTCTGCACATCACTCACAGCCACCCCAGCATCTGCCCCTCTCCTCTTCagcatcttcctcctctttagGAGCTCCCAGTTCCAGGTACAACTCTGAATCAGAACCCCAGACTTCCCCTCATCAACCCTCCCAAGACCCTCTCCCCTCTCCAGGTTCACTTGTCTCCCCAAGCTACTCCACCATCAGCTCTTCTCAGAGCTCTCTGGACTCTGATCCCAGTGGAGCTACATCCACTTGGGAGGGGCACAATGGTGGCGGGGGCGGCCGAGTCGGCTGTTCCGGCAGGGAGTACGCAGCACTGGCAGATGTGCCCCGGGCCCGCAGACTGAGCTACCGAGAAGCTTTCCGCTCAGAGAAGAAGCGCCAAGACCTGAGGGCGCGGACACGGAGCCCCGGGAGAGAGGAGGTGGCTCGGCTGTTTGGGGAGGAGCGCAG GCGATCTCAAATCATTGAGCGGTTCGAGGATGGTCAGCATGTTGAGCGCATGGAGACAAACGGCTCTGATCCTTCTGCTAACTCCGTGCTGATCCAGAGACAGGGACGCAGCGAGAGACGTTATTTGGCTAATAAACAT gaGATGTCACTAGATTCAGCAAAGGACCGTTCAGTTCCTGATGTATCCAGTTCCACTTTGGCCAACTTAAGAAGGGCCAAATCATTGGACCGCAGAGCAACTGAGTCCTCGATGACT CCCGATCTGCTGAACTTTAAAAAAGGATGGATGACAAAGCTATATGAAGATGGAGTG TGGAAGAAGCACTGGTTTGTCCTGACAGATCAGACTTTGAGGTACTATAAGGATTCAATAGCTGAGGAG GCTTCAGAAATGGACGGTGAGATTGACCTTTCTACGTGCTACGATGTCAAAGAGTTTCCCGTTCAAAGGAATTACGGTTTCCAAATCCTG tgtaaaGAAGGAGCGTGCACCCTGTCAGCGATGACCTCTGGAATCCGTCGTAACTGGATTCAGGCGATCATGAAGAACGTGCGACCCACTATCGCCCCCGATGTCACCCG GAAAAACATCCCTCTGAAACTATCGGTTCTGAAGCCCAG ATCACTCCCTGATGAGAAGATAAAATCTCAGGTGATGTTGGACCCTGATCCAAGCCATAATCCAGAAATCCCTAAGTCTGATGGGCAGAGGCAGCCATCTGGTAACAATGCCTCTGCCCCTGCCTCTGAGCCACGCAAAAGCAGAGTTCGTGAGCGCAGACGAGAGGGCCGCTCAAAAACTTTCGACTGGACTGAGTTCAAAATGGAACGGAAGGAAAAGCCCGTAAAAGAACGAGCAGACACAGTTGACCTCAGCTCATCGTTCTCCACAACCTCCTCCTACTGTTCTGcctcctcttctccctcctccttGGCGTCATCTCCggtctcttcttcctccctccAAACCTCATCTGCATCAGCTGCTCACCCACCTTCAATTacagaagaagcagaaaaggAGAACGTTAATGGGGGAACTAGCAGTACAGCTCGCACACCAAATACTGTTACTGTAACGGTGATTTCAACGCTAAATGCTACATCACCAGTACAGCAACCAACACCTGGAATCCAAGAGCAAGGAAAGATGGAAGTGGATCACCCTGCTGCCATTAGTCCAGCCAGTGAAGACAAAGACAGCAGAAGCTCAGATGTTCAGGATGAGATTGAGCAGCGATGGCATCAAGTGGAGACAACACCATTAAGGGAAGAGAAGCAAGTACCGATCACCACTGCCTTAGGAAACTCTGAGAGACTGCCAGCGCATGAGCTTGCTGCTCTGCTAGACAAAGAG TTGGGACAGAAGCAGAAGGAGCTGGACCAACTGCAGAAGCAGAACAACCTCTTAAAGGAGCAACTAGAAAATGCGCTAGTGAGAGAGCAAAGTGCCAGGGAGGGCTATGTACTGCAG AGCGCAACACCTCCTACGTCTTCACCGCACAGAGTGCCATGGCAACACTTGCACAGGCTTAATCAAGATTTACAGGGTGAACTGGAGTCCCAGAAGCGCAAGCAGGACCTTGCACAGCAACAGATCCGGACATTGAAGAGAAGCTACACCGAAGCCCAGGATGCCGTAGAGCGCCACGAGTCCGATATTCAGGCTTTGCAGTCTAAACTTGCATCTGCAATGGCGGAAATTTTAGCAAGTGAACAGGCTGTGGCCCGGATGCGGAATGAGCTCAGGCTAGAGCAGGAGCGCTCAAAAGAACACGAAGAAGAATACAGTCATAGTGAGGCTACCCTACGAGCCCAGCTGAAGGACAGTGAAGACAGACTCCGTGAAGTAGAAGCTAACCTCCTGGAGAGAAACCAGGCCCTCAGGCAGCTGGAGCGCCAGCAGGCACTGCAGCGAGACCACGTGAGGGAGATACAGAGGTTGCAGGAGAAGCTGCAAGAAGTGACTGCTCGACTAACTGCTACAGAAGAGGGTCAGGCGCTGAAAGACGAGCGCCTTAAGCAGGAACAGCATAGCATGCAAGAGAGTcatgaaagagagagacagaatctGTGCAAAAGATTAGCTGAAGCTGAAACTGCACACAAGAAAGTAGAGGACAGGCTGTTTGAGGCTGAGCAGCAGGTAGAGGCCTTGTTAAGGGGTAGGCGGGCCTCAGGAGGTACAGAATGCAAGCAGGAAATGCTGAAGTTGCAAGAAGAGCTGGCTCAAAAGGCTGACATGGTTGAGTCACTGAAGGAAAGTGTCCGTAgactggaagaagaaaaaggacatCTTACGTGTCGTTGTCAGGAACTCATCAACCAGATTGCTGAAGCAGACCGTGAAGTGAACAAGCTTCGCTCTCGCCTGGAAACAGAAGAAGCAGATTACTACACCTTGGAGCATTCATATGAGAGGGCTACCCAAGAGTTTCAGAAAATGAGCCAGTTCcttagagaaaaagaggaggaggtcCGGCAGACTAAGGAGATGTACGAGAGACTGATGGAACGCAAGGAGGAGGACCTAAAAGAAGCACTTATTAAAATGACTGCACTTGGCAACAGCTTAGAGGAAACTGAGCTGAAGCTGCAAGCCAAGGAGGAGCTTCTCTGTCAAATGACTCAAAGCCTCTTGGACAAAGTTGAGCCTTGTAATGCTGAGAAGGATCTGCAAGCCAAGCTTGTGGTTGCAGAGGACCGCATTGCAGAGCTGGAGCAGCACCTCAATGCCCTACAGCTGGGGTATGCTAATCTACACATGGAAAGGCAGCAAATCCCAGAACAGAGTGAGGAGGAAAGAACATCACCCTCCTCGTTATCAAACGCAGAGCTTTCTTTAGACAATACATCCACAACAGAGAGCTCCCCAGACGATAAGGAGTCTCAAGCTAAGAGACCAAGGATACGTTTTTCGAGTATTCAGTGTCAAAAATATGTCAATATCGAGGTCCTGGACACTAGTCAAAAAATGAATCAGGATGTAGCTGAAGACATTGAGTTAACTGAAGGAACAGCTACTCCTGACTTCACAGCCCCACATGCTAATGACCCAGAGAAGTTTATCTCTATCATACATGCTCTTGAAACAAAACTGCTCGCCACAGAAGATAAGCTAAGAAACCTAACACAAAATCTGGATAGGCAACGATCCACCCAAGCAGAGGACTTGTCCGATATAGATTTAAAGATCGGCGAAAAGGATTCTTGCCCAGAGAAAGAGACTAGTGATGCAAGTGGTATACAGAGTAGTGCTGGCATTAAGCATTGTACCAATGCCCTTGTATGTGTGGAAAATGGTCGAGAAAAAGTTAGGGCTATTCTCAGTGGCTCACATGAAACAGATACACAGCTGCACTCATTGTGTGAGATAGAGAAGGATTTGTTCAATGCATCGCTGTACCTTCAACGGGGACAAAAGATGTTGGAAGAGCAATCACCAGCTTTCCATCCAAATCAAACCCCAGAGACTGTAGATAAAGAGGCAATGCACCTTTTTGCCAAAACTTTGTCCTTTGAGGCGATGGTTTTGAACAAGATGGCTTTGTTAATACAAACGTCAAAGTCTGACCTCCTGCAGGCTCTTACTGAGATCTGGGAGGACATTGAGCACATTAAAAGGAGTGACAAAGATTGCTTGGCTGTAGTTTATGCCGATGTCTTGACCAGGAAGCTGATTTTAGAAAGTGGGTTCTGGAAAGAACTTGAGAAAGCAGAGACGGATGTTGCTAAATCCAAAGAGGGTGGTGTATTAGATGATGTAGATGTTGATGCCAAAGTTGCCTTCAACAACTTCATTAAAGCAGAATTGGCCTACTCAATTCAAAATCTTAAGCTTTGCTATGAGGAGAAATTCAAAATACTTAAAAGGGAGCTAGCTGTAGCTCATAAAAACCTCTATGAAAGGGAAATGGCTTTGAAAGCAATTATTGAAGCCTCTAAAAGGCCTGATTTGAAAACTGTCATAAAAGAAGTCAAAAACAACTTTGGATTCAACAAACAAAAGCTGGCGGACATTCACCCTCCCGAGCTTGCTCCGTACATGGAGCAGATCGAAATAGAAGAAGCTAGAGACTTGGCTGAGGAAATCGTAGACAGACACTTGGCTGGTGAAATGCCCTCTTGTGGCATTGACTCTGTTGAATCACTGCAAAATGCTCATGAAAGCCTGGCTAATGAACTTCAAAGACAAGCAGCGATCCTCCACAAGTATGCCCAAGAACTAGAAAGTGGCGAAAGCAATCCCGGACTGTCTAAAATGATCCGATCTCTTCTAGGACACCAAACTTCACATATTTTCACAAGTACCTCTCTTTGTATGCGTGAAGCCCTCACCCAGGCTCAAGTGGCATATGTGGCATGTAGGTTACGGGCCATGCATGAACAAGATTTAGGCTATTGTAAACAGACCAGTCAAACTATGGATGATCTCGTGCAGCAGCATGCACGCAGTGTCACAGCAATccaagaaaaatatgaagagtcTTTACAAGAGGAGCGCCGGAACTTCAAGCAAATGGTGGAATCTCTCCAGAAGGAAAATCAGACACTTAAGAGTGAGATTAGCAAACGTGTGAATCAGCTCTCGCAGCAGCAAGTGGTCTTCTTAGAGAAAGAGTTTCAGAAAGAGACGGAAGACCTGAAGCAGAAGCATCAAAGGGAGCTGAGCCGAGCAGAACAAGGCTGTGCCtcaacagagctggccctcatggaagcagcagctgacagtcaACAAAAGTTAGAGGTTCTGCTAGCAGACATGGACACAATGGAGGAGAGGCACGAGAGTCATGTGAGGAAGCTCGAGGAGCAGTTTGAAATGAGGGTTTGCGAGCTCCAGCATATCCACAAGGACAACATCGAAAAGTTACGTTCAGAGTATGTGGAGAACATTCAGAGTCTCAAAGATCACCGATCTTACGATCAAAACCCTGAGGTCTCACAGCCACCTCCTTATGAGGAGGCCGCTACGCCAATGGAAGAGGAAGAGCAGGGAAAAGGGGACGATGTACAGCACATATCAGAGGTCGACTCCATGGTGGTTCTGAAAGACCGCATTCAAGAACTGGAGACTCAGATGAATAATATGAGGGACGAACTGGAGAACAAACACCTTGAAGGAGATGTGGCCAGCCTGAGAGAGAAATACCAGAGAGACTTTGAAAGCCTCAAG GCCACATGTGAGCGTGGCTTTGCCGCAATGGAGGAGACACACCAGAAGGTGATCGAAGACCTCCAGAGGCAGCATCAGAGGGAGATTTCCAAGCTCATGGAAGAGCGAGAGAGGCTATTGGCTGAGGAGACGGCTGCCACGATTGCTG CTATTGAAGCTATGAAGAATGCGCACAAGGAGGAACTGGAAAAAACCCAGCGCTCCCAAATAAGCGGACTGAACTCTGACATTGATGAACTACGCTTACAATACGA GGAGGAGCTGCAGTCCATCCAGAGAGAACTGGAGGTGCTGTCAGAGCAGTACTCTCAGAAATGTCTAGAGAACGCTCACCTGGCTCAGGCGCTGGAGGCCGAGAGGCAGGCCCTCAGGCAGTGTCAGAGAGAGAACCAGGAACTAAATGCACACAACCAG GAATTAAATAACCGGCTGACTGTAGAGATCTCTCGGATGCGCTCCTGTTTTAGTGGGGAAACCGCTCACTCATCACTTTCCCAGGGCAAAGATGTGTATGAACTGGAG GTATTGTTACGAATAAAGGAGTCGGAGATCCAGTATCTCAAACAAGAAATCCACTCTCTGAAAGACGAGCTACAGTCTGCTTTAAGG GACAAGAAATATGCCACAGACAAATATAAGGACATCTACACAGAACTCAGCATtgtaaaagcaaaagcagacTGCGACATCAGCAAACTGAAGGAGAAGTTGCTCATTGCCACAGAAGCTTTAGGTGAGAGGACTGTCGATGGAACAGTTACATCTGGATATG aTATCATGAAGTCCAAAAGTAACCCAGATTTCATGAAAAAAGAACAGTCGGCGAGCTCCAGGCATTCACGAGGTTTAAGGTCAAAG AGCCTGAAAGAGGGACTCACCGTGCAGGAGCGCATGAAGCTTTTTGAGGCAAAAGATTCCAGAAAGATTTAA